Proteins from one Chanodichthys erythropterus isolate Z2021 chromosome 15, ASM2448905v1, whole genome shotgun sequence genomic window:
- the thap7 gene encoding THAP domain-containing protein 7 has product MSMRKKKTAIFVRSQAFVMPRHCSAVGCKSRDTKDVRKSGITFHRLPKKGNPRRTTWIINSHRKGPEGKGQWDPQSGFIYFCSKHFTLDSFELSGVSGYRRLKEDAIPTIFEIQPHERSTAGKCATKQRGRPRNVEKPISVKNSSNNEESESQEIFDNESVVQKVADNECEKDKGEDKHDQPQPSSQAPQTSEETLLNDRPPDPSSPQPSPRPPSPSCYMKRLPPPPGFYLPKEHNYAQLCPLVWRKRYDKAIDSLEKALRLLSAARRRENRLRHALLRLRESRLRSTLSRTRDGVKGKEARIGRFSSWAAQKGQGMKGERGCNLEGLEESANEGTTDEIDLLAEGWNGQGQKRGKVTAEEEEGCCFYCGRDNEGNKISVYKEPTVGPDEIQGSQARHKPKRIQEVKRKAKVLKEQKPENSRTDVAHVEQQSYYLYYCESTENEDTMQVVTMELQPQQLNTEEDGSLELHNNTEAIQQLALLHPQADMHTASGSIQYSATLQETSTPFHLQQIQVLQPHQQLLLPDLATKEKSETEIEQGEGQQFYWIQEKANDHVLLMPVATETGERNRVDVETVIETVQPQAILDRFQSKATEERDGLTVKCDSMTLASTGWENGQLTHQTDLRPTAVGGDVRERLKEHLEGFQLQLSSEFID; this is encoded by the exons ATGTCTATGAGGAAAAAGAAGACGGCCATTTTCGTGAGGTCGCAGGCCTTTGTG ATGCCCAGACACTGCTCTGCTGTAGGTTGCAAGTCACGAGACACAAAAGACGTTAGGAAATCTGGAATCACTTTTCACAG GTTGCCAAAAAAGGGAAACCCTCGTCGCACCACTTGGATTATCAACTCTCATCGCAAAGGCCCTGAGGGAAAAGGCCAGTGGGACCCCCAAAGTGGTTTCATCTATTTCTGTTCTAAACACTTCACCCTTGATAGCTTTGAACTCTCTGGAGTCAG tggctatCGCAGACTAAAGGAGGATGCAATTCCCACTATATTCGAAATTCAGCCTCATGAAAGAAGCACTGCTGGGAAATGTGCAACAAAACAGAGAGGCAGACCTCGAAATGTGGAAAAACCTATCAG TGTCAAGAACTCCAGTAATAACGAAGAGTCAGAAAGCCAAGAGATCTTCGATAATGAGTCTGTGGTGCAAAAAGTAGCAGATAATGAGTGTGAAAAAGACAAAGGGGAGGATAAGCATGATCAGCCTCAGCCTTCTTCTCAGGCTCCTCAAACTTCTGAAGAGACATTATTAAATGACCGACCGCCTGACCCCTCTTCTCCTCAACCTTCTCCACGTCCACCCTCTCCATCCTGCTATATGAAACGCCTTCCCCCACCTCCTGGCTTTTACTTGCCGAAAGAACACAACTACGCTCAGCTGTGCCCTCTAGTGTGGCGAAAGCGCTACGACAAAGCCATCGACAGCTTGGAGAAAGCGCTGCGTCTTCTGAGTGCCGCTCGACGGCGGGAGAACCGGCTACGCCATGCACTGCTGCGCCTCAGAGAGAGCCGACTTAGAAGTACCCTATCTCGCACGCGAGACGGGGTGAAAGGAAAGGAGGCCCGGATAGGTAGGTTTTCAAGCTGGGCTGCTCAAAAGGGACAGGGAATGAAAGGGGAGAGAGGTTGCAATCTTGAGGGATTGGAGGAGAGTGCAAATGAAGGCACAACTGATGAAATAGATCTTCTCGCTGAGGGATGGAACGGACAGGGACAAAAAAGGGGAAAAGTCacagcggaagaagaagaaggatgctgtttttattgtggAAGGGACAATGAAGGAAACAAAATAAGTGTGTACAAAGAGCCAACTGTAGGACCTGATGAGATTCAAGGATCCCAAGCAAGACATAAACCTAAGAGAATCCAGGAAGTCAAAAGGAAAGCCAAGGTGCTCAAAGAACAAAAGCCAGAGAACTCAAGGACTGACGTGGCACATGTCGAGCAACAAAGCTACTACTTGTATTACTGTGAGAGCACAGAGAATGAGGACACAATGCAGGTGGTCACCATGGAATTGCAACCGCAACAATTGAACACAGAGGAGGATGGATCTCTTGAGCTTCACAATAATACAGAAGCAATCCAGCAACTCGCTCTACTCCATCCACAGGCTGACATGCACACTGCGTCTGGATCTATTCAATACTCAGCAACATTACAGGAAACATCTACGCCATTCCATCTGCAGCAAATCCAGGTGCTTCAGCCGCATCAACAACTTCTTCTCCCCGACCTCGCCACAAAGGAAAAGAGTGAAACGGAAATCGAGCAGGGAGAGGGACAGCAGTTCTACTGGATACAGGAAAAAGCTAATGATCATGTCTTACTGATGCCAGTTGCTACCGAAACGGGGGAAAGGAACAGAGTCGATGTTGAGACTGTGATTGAGACAGTGCAGCCTCAGGCAATATTGGACAGATTTCAGTCAAAGGCCACTGAAGAAAGGGATGGACTGACTGTGAAGTGTGATTCCATGACACTGGCGTCTACGGGGTGGGAAAACGGTCAGCTCACACACCAGACGGACCTGAGGCCCACAGCAGTGGGGGGAGATGTCAGAGAGAGACTGAAGGAACATTTAGAGGGGTTTCAGCTTCAGCTTAGCAGCGAGTTTATTGACTGA